In Dyella terrae, one DNA window encodes the following:
- a CDS encoding CopD family protein: protein MAYLWIKSLHLLFVMAWVATVFYLPRILVNLAEVGDAPALKARLELMGTRLYKFGHNMFGMAFLFGLTLWLGPKVFPNTLPNVVAGGWLHAKLALVVVLLAYFIWSGRLVKRSAKGGALPSARALRIANELPVFVLLGIIFLVIAKPF from the coding sequence ATGGCCTACCTCTGGATCAAGAGCCTTCACTTGCTGTTCGTCATGGCCTGGGTGGCGACGGTCTTCTACCTGCCGCGCATCCTGGTGAATCTGGCGGAAGTCGGCGACGCGCCGGCGTTGAAGGCGCGGCTGGAGCTGATGGGTACGCGTCTGTATAAGTTTGGCCACAACATGTTCGGCATGGCCTTTCTGTTCGGGCTGACCTTGTGGCTGGGTCCCAAGGTGTTCCCCAATACGCTGCCCAACGTCGTTGCCGGTGGCTGGCTGCACGCGAAGCTGGCGCTGGTCGTCGTCCTGCTCGCCTATTTCATCTGGAGCGGACGACTGGTGAAGCGCAGCGCGAAGGGTGGCGCGTTGCCGTCGGCACGTGCCTTGCGCATTGCCAATGAGCTGCCGGTGTTCGTGCTGCTGGGGATCATCTTCCTGGTGATCGCCAAGCCGTTCTGA
- a CDS encoding DUF1254 domain-containing protein — translation MNATRLRRVLTLASAMTFALVALNASAQKAGGRGWLDNDHLQTRYGALEFKGGYPTDETAKRLRDAVELNRAIDVYMTQMPTVSWYAVWKGTADAGSKQPNQMIIWETLMDGQTLLLTGNTETVYGLASIDLRKGPVVIDVPPKMLGGVSDIRQTEIAGLGPTGVDKGQGGKLLILPPGYNGQVPDGYIVRKSASYRAVFGVRGFQVDGRTDQAVALMKKARIYALADAAHPPAQVFFNGSGKEVDTVFPDTVAFFDDLGTLVADEPADIFTTNDRFAMSNIGMVSGKPFKPGDAQRKLLNEAAQLGGAYARVNGFASDDPDRMAYPDRKWEYTFIGGSATWDAQGYVNADRRAAFAYSAIGMSPAMADKSVGQGSQYIWSMRDSQGRFLDGGKNYKLHVPAHVPVKNFWSVVVYDAVSRSLLRTQQRLPSVSTYTGPVANSDGSIDIYFGPKAPAGKEKNWVQTVPNKGWFTLFRFYGPLEPYFDKSWKPGDIEEVK, via the coding sequence ATGAATGCAACGCGCCTCCGTCGTGTACTCACGCTCGCCTCGGCCATGACATTTGCGCTTGTTGCGCTGAATGCCTCCGCGCAAAAAGCAGGTGGTCGTGGGTGGCTGGATAATGATCACTTGCAGACGCGCTATGGTGCGCTTGAGTTCAAGGGCGGCTATCCCACCGACGAGACGGCCAAACGCCTGCGTGATGCTGTCGAGCTCAATCGCGCCATCGATGTTTACATGACACAGATGCCCACGGTGTCCTGGTATGCGGTGTGGAAAGGGACGGCCGACGCGGGCAGCAAGCAGCCCAACCAGATGATCATCTGGGAAACGCTGATGGATGGTCAGACACTCTTGCTGACCGGCAACACCGAGACGGTTTATGGATTGGCATCCATCGACCTGCGCAAGGGTCCCGTAGTCATTGACGTGCCGCCGAAGATGCTCGGTGGCGTGAGTGACATCCGGCAGACCGAGATCGCCGGGCTTGGGCCGACGGGCGTCGACAAGGGGCAGGGTGGCAAGCTGCTCATCCTGCCGCCGGGCTACAACGGGCAGGTGCCCGACGGCTATATCGTCCGTAAGTCGGCGAGCTATCGTGCGGTCTTCGGTGTGCGCGGATTCCAGGTCGACGGAAGGACCGATCAGGCCGTTGCCTTGATGAAAAAGGCACGCATCTATGCACTGGCTGATGCTGCCCATCCACCGGCGCAGGTGTTTTTCAACGGCTCCGGCAAGGAAGTCGATACGGTCTTTCCGGACACCGTGGCCTTCTTCGACGATCTGGGCACGCTCGTAGCCGACGAACCGGCCGATATCTTCACCACCAACGACCGCTTCGCCATGTCGAACATTGGCATGGTCAGCGGCAAACCATTCAAGCCTGGCGACGCGCAGCGCAAGCTGCTGAACGAGGCGGCGCAGCTAGGCGGCGCTTATGCGCGTGTGAACGGCTTCGCTTCCGATGATCCGGATCGCATGGCTTATCCCGATCGCAAATGGGAGTACACGTTTATTGGCGGTAGTGCGACCTGGGATGCGCAGGGCTACGTCAATGCCGACCGGCGGGCGGCGTTCGCCTACTCGGCCATTGGCATGTCGCCGGCCATGGCTGATAAAAGCGTGGGGCAGGGTTCGCAGTACATCTGGAGCATGCGGGACAGCCAGGGGCGGTTTCTCGACGGCGGCAAGAACTACAAACTGCACGTGCCAGCGCATGTTCCGGTGAAGAATTTCTGGTCCGTCGTCGTGTATGACGCCGTCAGTCGATCGCTTTTGCGTACCCAGCAACGGTTGCCCTCGGTCAGCACTTATACGGGGCCAGTGGCCAACAGCGACGGCTCGATCGACATCTATTTCGGACCGAAGGCGCCGGCGGGCAAGGAAAAGAACTGGGTCCAGACCGTGCCGAACAAGGGCTGGTTCACCCTGTTCCGCTTCTATGGTCCGCTCGAGCCCTATTTCGACAAGAGCTGGAAGCCAGGGGATATCGAAGAGGTGAAGTGA
- the uvrB gene encoding excinuclease ABC subunit UvrB, translating into MTDRFQLVSPYQPAGDQPQAIQRLTEGFENGLAAQTLLGVTGSGKTFTIANVIEKVQRPTIVMAHNKTLAAQLYGEFKEFFPHNAVEYFVSYYDYYQPEAYVVASDTFIEKDASINDHIEQMRLAATKALLSRKDSLIVATVSAIYGLGDPEDYLSLRLILARGEHIDQRALIRQLTELQYSRNELDLRRGTYRVRGEIIDVFPAESETEALRIELFDGEVENLSLFDPLTGETIRKVPRYTVYPRTHYASTRESVLNAIETVKVELKERLEQLYKDNKLVEAQRLDQRTRFDIEMMAEVGYCQGIENYSRHLTRRQAGEPPPTLFDYLPADALLVVDESHVTIPQLGAMYKGDRSRKETLVEFGFRLPSAMDNRPLRFEEWERRAPRTIFVSATPANYELEKSGDQVVELVVRPTGLIDPEVEVRPVRTQVDDLLSEVHKTVALGDRVLVTTLTKRMAENLTEYLSEHGIKVRYLHSDIETVERVEIIRDLRLGEFDVLVGINLLREGLDMPEVSLVAILDADKEGFLRSTGSLIQTIGRAARNVRGRAILYADKITRSMQAAMDETARRREKQVAYNEEHGIEPQSVVRRITDIMEGARSEIPGRGSRGRGAKVARAVAEAQADYSNLNPDQAANMIKRLEAQMQKHAENLEFEEAAKIRDQIHQLREKASR; encoded by the coding sequence ATGACCGACCGCTTCCAGCTTGTCTCCCCCTACCAACCCGCAGGCGACCAACCACAGGCCATCCAACGCCTGACGGAGGGTTTCGAGAACGGCTTGGCGGCCCAGACCCTGCTGGGCGTAACCGGTTCGGGCAAGACCTTCACCATCGCCAACGTGATCGAGAAGGTGCAGCGCCCGACCATCGTCATGGCGCACAACAAGACCCTTGCCGCTCAGTTGTACGGCGAATTCAAGGAGTTCTTCCCGCATAACGCGGTGGAGTACTTCGTCAGCTACTACGACTACTACCAGCCCGAAGCCTATGTGGTGGCGTCCGACACCTTCATCGAAAAGGACGCGTCGATCAACGACCACATCGAGCAGATGCGACTGGCGGCGACCAAGGCGCTGCTGTCGCGCAAGGACTCGCTGATCGTAGCCACCGTGTCGGCGATCTATGGCCTGGGCGATCCGGAGGACTACCTGTCGTTGCGCCTGATCCTGGCGCGAGGCGAGCATATTGACCAGCGCGCACTGATCCGTCAGCTGACAGAGTTGCAGTACTCGCGCAACGAACTGGACCTCCGTCGCGGTACGTATCGCGTGCGCGGCGAGATCATTGATGTCTTCCCTGCCGAGTCGGAAACCGAGGCGCTGCGCATCGAGCTGTTCGATGGCGAGGTGGAAAACCTGTCGCTGTTCGATCCCTTGACCGGCGAAACCATCCGCAAGGTGCCGCGCTACACGGTCTATCCGCGTACGCATTACGCCAGCACGCGTGAGAGCGTGCTCAACGCCATCGAAACGGTGAAGGTCGAGCTGAAGGAGCGCCTGGAGCAGTTGTACAAGGACAACAAGCTCGTCGAAGCGCAACGCCTCGATCAGCGCACGCGCTTCGATATCGAGATGATGGCGGAGGTCGGCTATTGCCAGGGCATCGAAAACTACTCACGTCACCTGACGCGGCGCCAGGCCGGCGAGCCACCGCCGACCTTGTTCGACTACCTTCCGGCGGATGCGCTGCTCGTGGTCGACGAATCGCACGTCACCATTCCGCAGCTCGGGGCGATGTACAAGGGCGACCGCTCGCGCAAAGAGACGCTTGTCGAGTTCGGCTTCCGCCTGCCTTCGGCGATGGACAACCGGCCCTTGCGTTTCGAAGAGTGGGAACGTCGCGCGCCTCGCACCATCTTCGTATCAGCGACTCCCGCCAACTATGAGCTGGAGAAATCCGGCGACCAGGTGGTCGAACTGGTGGTGCGTCCGACGGGCCTGATCGATCCCGAGGTCGAGGTGCGCCCGGTGCGCACCCAGGTCGATGACCTGCTCAGCGAAGTCCACAAGACGGTCGCCCTGGGCGATCGCGTGCTGGTGACGACGCTGACCAAGCGCATGGCCGAAAACCTCACCGAGTACCTCAGCGAGCATGGCATCAAGGTGCGCTACCTGCACTCGGATATCGAAACGGTGGAGCGCGTGGAAATCATCCGCGACCTGCGTCTGGGTGAGTTCGACGTGCTGGTGGGCATCAATCTGCTGCGAGAGGGCCTGGACATGCCCGAAGTCTCACTCGTGGCGATTCTCGATGCCGACAAGGAAGGATTCCTGCGTTCGACCGGCTCGCTGATTCAGACCATCGGTCGCGCGGCGCGCAATGTGCGGGGCAGGGCGATCCTTTATGCAGACAAGATCACCCGCTCGATGCAGGCCGCCATGGACGAGACGGCACGCCGTCGCGAGAAGCAGGTCGCCTACAACGAGGAACACGGCATCGAGCCGCAGTCGGTGGTGCGGCGGATCACGGACATCATGGAGGGCGCGCGCAGCGAGATTCCGGGACGCGGCAGTCGCGGCCGTGGTGCCAAGGTGGCCAGGGCCGTGGCCGAGGCGCAGGCGGACTATTCGAACCTGAATCCGGACCAGGCGGCCAACATGATCAAGCGCCTGGAAGCCCAGATGCAGAAGCACGCCGAGAACCTTGAATTCGAGGAAGCGGCGAAGATCCGCGACCAGATCCACCAGCTGCGTGAAAAGGCCTCGCGCTGA
- a CDS encoding NAD-dependent epimerase produces MRILVTGTAGFVGAALTERLLARGDQVYGIDNHNDYYDPSLKEARLARFQTHPAYTHVRGDIADAAVVNAAFTDFAPQRVVNLAAQAGVRYSLQNPQAYVQSNLVGFTNILEACRHHGVEHLVYASSSSVYGANRKLPFAVEDAVDHPVSLYAASKKANELMAHTYSHLFGLPTTGLRFFTVYGPWGRPDMSPMLFADRISRGEPIDVFNYGNHSRDFTYIDDIVEGVIRTLDHVAQPDPTYNPERPNPGTSNAPYRVYNIGNDQPVQLLHFIELMEKNLGREVEKRLLPMQPGDVPDTWADVSALRRDVGYAPGTSIEEGVAKFVEWYKSRQH; encoded by the coding sequence ATGCGCATTCTTGTCACCGGAACCGCCGGCTTCGTCGGCGCCGCTCTCACCGAACGCCTGCTGGCCCGCGGCGACCAGGTTTACGGCATCGACAACCACAACGACTACTACGATCCGTCGCTGAAGGAAGCCCGCCTGGCCCGGTTCCAGACCCATCCGGCCTACACCCATGTGCGCGGTGACATTGCCGATGCCGCCGTGGTCAACGCAGCATTTACCGATTTCGCGCCTCAGCGCGTGGTGAACCTGGCGGCCCAGGCCGGCGTGCGCTACTCCCTGCAAAACCCCCAGGCCTACGTGCAAAGCAATCTGGTCGGCTTCACCAACATCCTGGAGGCCTGTCGGCACCACGGCGTTGAACACCTGGTGTACGCCTCGTCGAGCTCGGTCTACGGCGCCAACCGCAAGCTGCCCTTCGCCGTGGAAGATGCGGTCGACCACCCGGTCAGCCTGTACGCCGCCAGCAAGAAGGCCAACGAACTGATGGCGCACACCTACAGCCACCTGTTCGGCCTGCCGACGACCGGACTGCGCTTCTTCACCGTCTACGGCCCCTGGGGCCGCCCGGACATGTCGCCGATGCTGTTTGCCGACCGCATCAGCCGCGGCGAACCGATTGATGTCTTCAACTACGGCAACCACAGTCGCGATTTCACTTACATCGACGACATCGTCGAGGGCGTCATCCGCACGCTCGACCATGTTGCCCAGCCTGATCCGACCTACAACCCGGAACGGCCGAACCCCGGCACGTCCAATGCGCCCTATCGGGTGTACAACATCGGCAACGACCAGCCGGTGCAGCTCCTGCATTTCATCGAGCTGATGGAAAAAAACCTGGGTCGCGAAGTCGAAAAGCGCCTTCTCCCCATGCAGCCCGGCGATGTGCCCGATACCTGGGCGGATGTGTCGGCCCTGCGCCGCGACGTGGGCTATGCACCGGGCACCAGCATCGAGGAAGGCGTGGCGAAGTTCGTCGAGTGGTACAAAAGCCGCCAGCACTAA
- a CDS encoding GspH/FimT family protein yields MPSPPFRHGYTLVELVLLLSVLSVLAVLATPPLRDMMRHQAIRSTAAALQASLQHARELAIRSRRRVVACPSADGVTCDGKDQWGAGWLVGYARDQTRLEGAPVHVSGPSSRNMTVLGSNGRRSIAFRPRGDADGTNASLLICHRGDASHALVLTVSNPGRIRAFTADPEQRAPCALPNR; encoded by the coding sequence ATGCCCTCCCCGCCTTTCCGCCACGGATACACCCTCGTCGAGCTTGTTCTCCTGCTCTCTGTACTCAGCGTCCTGGCCGTGCTGGCCACGCCGCCCTTGCGGGACATGATGCGCCACCAGGCCATAAGGTCGACCGCTGCCGCACTGCAGGCATCGCTTCAGCATGCCCGTGAGCTGGCCATTCGCAGCCGGCGCCGCGTCGTGGCATGCCCCAGCGCGGACGGCGTCACGTGCGATGGCAAGGACCAATGGGGCGCTGGCTGGCTAGTGGGGTATGCCCGCGACCAGACCCGCCTGGAGGGTGCGCCAGTCCATGTCTCCGGGCCATCCTCCCGGAACATGACCGTACTGGGCTCCAACGGCCGCCGAAGCATTGCGTTCCGCCCGCGCGGCGACGCGGACGGGACCAACGCCTCGCTGTTGATCTGCCACCGTGGCGACGCGTCGCACGCGCTGGTCCTGACCGTCTCCAACCCGGGCAGGATCCGGGCATTCACAGCCGATCCCGAGCAACGCGCCCCATGCGCGCTGCCCAACAGGTGA
- a CDS encoding FliA/WhiG family RNA polymerase sigma factor → MTEYFADAAGGLPFDHLAELSYEAPSSGVRTLSRDEECHWMLKYVPLVRRIVRGLTSQVSATMERCDMEQIGLMGLLEALRRYGEPDNGFGVYATMRIRGAILDDLRRQDWLPRAKRQAVHRFRSVERELRIRLGREPTRDDVCVAMEITPEAYERLIQDDNAQTFASIDDIVTDVLDGMQGPEDGVADLQLVRLALSILTERERQVIGLYYQHDLNQSEIAKVLDLTPARICQISRRALHKMRHHLQSAA, encoded by the coding sequence ATGACGGAATACTTTGCGGATGCTGCCGGCGGCCTCCCGTTCGACCATCTTGCGGAACTGAGTTACGAGGCGCCTTCCTCGGGTGTCCGCACGCTGAGTCGCGACGAAGAGTGCCACTGGATGCTCAAGTACGTGCCCCTCGTGCGACGCATCGTGCGTGGCCTCACCTCGCAAGTCAGCGCCACCATGGAGCGGTGCGACATGGAGCAGATCGGTCTGATGGGCTTGCTCGAAGCCTTGCGGCGTTACGGGGAGCCGGACAACGGCTTTGGCGTCTACGCCACCATGCGCATTCGCGGGGCCATTCTGGACGACCTGCGTCGACAGGACTGGTTGCCGCGGGCGAAGCGACAGGCGGTGCATCGCTTTCGCTCCGTCGAGCGAGAACTTCGGATCAGGCTGGGGCGTGAGCCGACCCGCGATGACGTCTGCGTAGCCATGGAAATCACGCCAGAGGCGTATGAACGATTGATCCAGGATGACAACGCCCAGACCTTCGCCAGCATCGACGACATCGTTACCGACGTTCTCGACGGGATGCAGGGGCCCGAAGACGGCGTCGCTGATTTGCAGTTGGTTCGCCTTGCGCTATCGATCCTGACCGAGCGAGAGCGCCAGGTCATTGGACTCTACTACCAGCATGACCTGAACCAGTCGGAGATTGCCAAAGTCCTCGATCTGACGCCCGCACGCATTTGTCAGATCAGCCGGCGCGCGCTTCACAAAATGCGCCATCACCTGCAGAGCGCCGCCTGA
- a CDS encoding DUF1254 domain-containing protein, with the protein MKVKGPRSRRWLFVIPLCMAATAHAQATKPGKYAMTTPIPPQITTPAEADTSIGKLTFDDGVPTAETTQRLYDNLDTLRAVEVFLNGIPGASMASIRKGLRDVGAVDSTVGVYETLMDSKSIYLTPNSETIYFWNWMDLKDGPVVVETPPNILGVVDDFWFRYVTDMGNAGPDKGKGGKYLFVPPGYKGDIPDGYFVVRPPTFGNLVFGRAYMEKGDTRPGVASLKKGLRIYPLSKASHPPQTKFINLSGKVMNTVHANNVEFYDEINQIVQEEPAGVYGPDMTGLFASIGMIKGKPFAPDARMKKILVDGAAIGNATARAIDFRGRDPASKIYPDRHWNTPFIGGSYEWLGDGARLFDARTMFFYAATIDTPAMAVAMPGIGSQYAAANLDVSGKPFDGGKAYRLHVAANVPVKDFWSVVVYDTQTRSMLQTDQQFPSLSSERGLKPNADGTTDIYFAPKRPGDAANWIQTIPGKGWFLIFRLYGPLQPWFDKSWSLEDIKPVN; encoded by the coding sequence ATGAAAGTGAAGGGACCCCGCTCGCGACGCTGGCTGTTCGTCATTCCGCTGTGCATGGCTGCGACGGCGCACGCGCAGGCGACGAAGCCTGGCAAGTATGCAATGACCACGCCCATCCCGCCGCAGATCACCACGCCCGCGGAGGCTGATACCAGCATCGGCAAGCTGACGTTTGACGACGGCGTGCCGACGGCAGAAACGACCCAGCGTCTTTACGACAACCTCGACACGCTTCGTGCCGTGGAAGTGTTCCTCAACGGCATCCCGGGCGCGTCGATGGCGTCCATCCGCAAGGGGCTGCGTGACGTTGGAGCGGTGGACAGCACCGTGGGCGTGTACGAGACGCTGATGGATTCGAAGTCGATCTACCTCACGCCCAACAGCGAGACCATCTACTTCTGGAATTGGATGGACCTGAAAGACGGCCCGGTGGTGGTCGAGACGCCGCCGAACATCCTGGGAGTGGTCGACGATTTCTGGTTTCGCTACGTGACCGACATGGGCAATGCCGGGCCCGACAAGGGCAAGGGCGGTAAGTATCTGTTCGTTCCTCCGGGGTACAAGGGCGACATTCCGGACGGTTATTTCGTGGTAAGGCCCCCGACATTCGGCAACCTTGTCTTCGGCCGTGCGTACATGGAAAAGGGAGACACCAGGCCGGGCGTCGCCAGCCTCAAGAAGGGCCTTCGCATCTATCCGCTGTCGAAGGCGTCCCATCCGCCGCAAACGAAGTTCATCAACTTGTCCGGAAAGGTGATGAACACAGTGCATGCAAACAATGTCGAGTTCTATGACGAGATCAACCAGATCGTGCAGGAGGAGCCAGCCGGTGTTTATGGGCCTGACATGACAGGCTTGTTTGCTTCCATCGGCATGATCAAGGGCAAGCCGTTCGCACCGGATGCCCGCATGAAGAAGATCCTTGTTGATGGGGCCGCCATTGGTAATGCCACAGCGCGCGCGATCGATTTCCGTGGGCGCGATCCGGCATCAAAGATTTATCCGGATCGTCACTGGAACACGCCTTTCATCGGCGGAAGTTACGAATGGCTGGGTGATGGCGCGCGCCTGTTCGACGCACGCACCATGTTTTTCTATGCCGCAACGATCGATACCCCCGCCATGGCCGTCGCCATGCCTGGCATCGGATCGCAGTATGCCGCGGCGAACCTCGATGTGAGCGGCAAGCCATTCGATGGCGGGAAAGCGTATCGCCTGCATGTGGCGGCCAACGTGCCCGTGAAGGACTTCTGGTCGGTGGTGGTGTACGACACGCAGACGCGCTCCATGCTGCAGACCGACCAGCAGTTCCCCAGCCTGTCCAGCGAACGCGGCCTCAAGCCCAACGCCGACGGCACCACCGACATCTACTTCGCGCCGAAACGTCCCGGCGATGCCGCGAACTGGATCCAGACCATTCCCGGCAAGGGCTGGTTCTTGATCTTCCGGCTCTATGGGCCTTTGCAGCCCTGGTTCGACAAGAGCTGGTCACTCGAAGACATCAAGCCCGTGAATTGA
- a CDS encoding response regulator transcription factor, with protein METDIAPSPAKPLGTIPMRIAILEDTVKQAHAMARWLGHAGHECIVRHDGTGFIRLLETQSVDLLLLDWDVPGHSGLEVARWVRAHCSRNIPMVLVTQHDDDRSIVEGLESGADDYVVKPIGEAALVARVKAHLRRCYPGCDAGGRTRVGRYIHDPASRTVTIEGPAGCQSVSLSARESELAGLFFSQVGKVLSKDSLIQKIWSCVDRKHDAALATYVSKLRNLLQLRSKNGLLISTVYNHGYRMELVLAGSPVVAQQRWLGNVPVLAGG; from the coding sequence TTGGAAACGGACATTGCGCCGTCGCCAGCCAAGCCACTTGGGACTATTCCGATGCGTATTGCGATTCTCGAAGACACCGTCAAACAGGCCCATGCCATGGCGCGCTGGCTTGGTCATGCCGGTCATGAATGCATCGTCAGGCATGACGGTACGGGCTTCATCCGCCTTCTGGAAACGCAATCGGTGGATTTGCTTCTTTTGGACTGGGACGTGCCGGGACATAGCGGCCTGGAGGTCGCGCGCTGGGTACGGGCGCATTGTTCGCGGAACATCCCGATGGTTCTGGTTACGCAGCACGACGATGACAGAAGCATCGTCGAAGGCCTGGAAAGCGGCGCGGACGACTATGTGGTGAAGCCCATCGGCGAAGCCGCGCTGGTGGCGCGTGTGAAGGCGCATCTGCGTCGGTGTTATCCCGGCTGCGATGCCGGAGGCAGGACGCGTGTGGGGCGGTATATCCATGACCCGGCATCGCGGACGGTGACGATCGAAGGGCCGGCGGGATGTCAGTCGGTCTCGCTGTCTGCCCGTGAATCCGAACTGGCAGGCCTTTTCTTCTCTCAGGTCGGCAAGGTGCTTTCGAAGGATTCGCTGATCCAGAAGATATGGAGCTGCGTGGATCGAAAGCACGACGCGGCGCTTGCAACGTACGTAAGCAAACTGCGCAATTTGCTCCAGCTTCGCTCCAAAAATGGACTGCTGATCTCCACGGTCTACAACCATGGCTATCGCATGGAGCTGGTTCTCGCAGGTTCCCCTGTGGTTGCTCAGCAGCGATGGCTTGGCAACGTGCCGGTGCTGGCGGGCGGGTGA
- a CDS encoding ATP-binding protein, which yields MLMRLGADAWKRVLFVTVVCVAVACGSQSWISPVTGALDRVLFDAAAEWVVPSRTSHVAVVHVDPASAGALANRTQASSISDLLRRLDRAASVTLEPEVMPSHDIGELSDAIAAHGRIVLALPAMWVARDASTPQEGVAGAGHRQVVTGHLGAVRGFVPWAISGASHPHAVLESMRVARKDFRTPADRELVERLASGAVLALSAPDSVPQYALGDVIRGGVPDDAFDGKMVFVGRSGSNEASFRTSSIRPQWLSPVQVEALMAEAVVDGGLVQVVSGPSIVILHLLMALTLVLICSLGSTWRLHLAVMTWFAVTLVMPVATLAMGSWVGLGVLPIAYALIYAYFAWENLHNARRAWRQEVRDMQANPPLLGMPLPVEQEHRKVRGPAGEIRSLVMAMRRLQRTAISMIDHLPHPVLIVRDHRVLLWNENAARIMASTDRHGDTRPIAMKWEAALRCAHGNGEGHQEIRIGDREMLMLETPFCMGEVESSREDAACRLLCLVDIAGVKEGVTQSRQALTHMAHDMRSPLSTMLALIEEHGESQADAVDPGFLEDLRRQADYSLRVASEFLALSRAEQMSRVQFSPVVLRDLVEEAVDQCQPEADRRRIVLQGPSCVPEEPMAEVCADLLVRAFVNVIDNAIKYSADGSIVDISLTSSGHAQCVVRVVDQGEGIAPEHLDRLFEPFYRAGRKGLAGGVGLGLPFVQRVVQQHGGSVCVTSDLGVGTTFELSFQRMALQSAA from the coding sequence ATGCTTATGCGCCTGGGCGCTGACGCCTGGAAGCGGGTGCTGTTCGTTACGGTCGTGTGTGTCGCCGTGGCGTGTGGTAGCCAGTCGTGGATTTCCCCAGTCACGGGAGCGCTTGATCGCGTCCTGTTCGACGCGGCGGCCGAATGGGTGGTGCCCTCAAGGACGTCCCATGTTGCCGTTGTTCATGTGGATCCGGCATCCGCAGGGGCGCTGGCGAACCGAACACAGGCATCGTCAATCAGCGACCTGTTGCGCCGGCTGGACCGGGCGGCGAGCGTAACGCTCGAGCCCGAGGTGATGCCCTCTCACGACATCGGCGAGCTTTCGGATGCCATCGCGGCGCACGGGCGCATTGTCCTGGCGTTGCCTGCCATGTGGGTGGCTCGGGATGCGTCCACGCCGCAAGAGGGTGTGGCTGGCGCTGGGCACCGGCAGGTGGTGACGGGCCATCTTGGGGCCGTTCGCGGATTCGTGCCGTGGGCAATCTCCGGCGCGTCGCATCCGCATGCGGTGCTTGAATCGATGCGCGTCGCGAGGAAGGACTTCAGGACACCAGCCGATCGCGAGCTCGTGGAGCGACTGGCGTCGGGTGCCGTGCTTGCATTGTCCGCGCCGGATAGCGTGCCGCAATACGCGCTGGGCGATGTGATTCGTGGTGGTGTTCCCGACGATGCCTTTGACGGAAAGATGGTTTTCGTAGGGCGTTCGGGTTCGAACGAGGCCAGCTTCCGAACATCCTCGATCCGGCCGCAGTGGCTTTCGCCGGTGCAAGTCGAAGCATTGATGGCCGAAGCTGTGGTCGATGGCGGCTTGGTCCAGGTGGTGTCGGGTCCGTCGATTGTCATCCTTCACCTTCTGATGGCTCTGACCCTGGTCCTGATCTGTTCGCTCGGATCCACCTGGCGTCTGCATCTGGCCGTGATGACATGGTTCGCGGTGACGCTGGTCATGCCGGTGGCCACCCTGGCCATGGGTTCGTGGGTGGGGTTGGGCGTTCTGCCAATTGCCTACGCCCTGATCTACGCTTACTTCGCGTGGGAAAATCTTCATAACGCACGTCGTGCATGGCGACAGGAAGTGCGGGACATGCAGGCGAATCCGCCGCTTCTTGGCATGCCTCTGCCTGTGGAGCAGGAGCATCGCAAGGTGCGCGGACCCGCGGGAGAGATCCGCAGTCTCGTCATGGCGATGCGTCGCTTGCAACGCACGGCCATCAGCATGATCGATCATCTGCCGCATCCCGTCCTGATTGTCCGTGACCATCGCGTGCTGCTTTGGAATGAAAATGCCGCGCGAATCATGGCGTCGACTGACCGTCACGGCGATACCCGTCCGATCGCGATGAAGTGGGAAGCCGCGCTCAGATGCGCGCACGGCAATGGCGAAGGGCATCAGGAAATCCGGATCGGTGACCGCGAGATGCTCATGCTTGAAACACCCTTCTGCATGGGCGAAGTTGAGAGTTCACGAGAAGACGCTGCGTGCCGCTTGCTATGCCTGGTCGATATTGCCGGCGTGAAGGAAGGCGTGACGCAGAGCAGGCAGGCGTTGACACACATGGCGCACGACATGCGCAGCCCACTGTCGACGATGCTTGCGTTGATCGAAGAGCACGGTGAAAGCCAGGCGGATGCCGTCGACCCTGGGTTCCTGGAAGACCTGCGTCGCCAGGCTGACTATTCCCTGCGCGTCGCCAGCGAGTTCCTGGCACTTTCGCGCGCGGAGCAGATGTCACGTGTGCAGTTTTCGCCGGTTGTCCTCAGGGATCTGGTGGAGGAGGCCGTGGATCAATGCCAGCCTGAGGCGGATCGTCGCCGGATCGTATTGCAGGGGCCATCATGCGTGCCCGAAGAGCCGATGGCGGAGGTCTGCGCCGACTTGCTCGTGCGCGCGTTCGTCAATGTCATCGACAACGCCATCAAGTATTCCGCCGATGGCAGCATCGTCGACATTTCACTGACGTCGTCAGGGCATGCGCAATGCGTCGTGCGTGTGGTGGATCAAGGCGAGGGCATTGCACCAGAACATCTGGATCGTCTCTTCGAGCCCTTTTATCGCGCCGGACGAAAGGGTCTGGCTGGCGGCGTGGGCCTGGGTTTGCCGTTCGTACAGCGTGTGGTGCAGCAGCATGGTGGCAGCGTTTGCGTCACGAGTGACCTGGGTGTCGGCACGACATTCGAACTCAGCTTTCAGCGCATGGCGCTGCAGTCTGCCGCGTAG